One window from the genome of Candidatus Manganitrophaceae bacterium encodes:
- a CDS encoding DUF1207 domain-containing protein, with protein sequence MGRVGGFTAIPRAIATAVNPIHELNAVIACPILGAPTTNSVLRIVNSGAQTHWLALFVVCCCFLGTVHAEETVSNRLEFLPQRLDYQTYIADPRQPRFSAILLSGTGGAVQNEIAFGGAFPLLNMNHEAASTERFQLAGMAGVWSRFDLHHTLDMVGTDYRAGISISGTGRLSAWRLQYSHESDHLGDELILRENLSTRIAYRREEIAFGTAYLPSAALRFYTEAGYAFILGDGNRPWRLQAGAEWEGGPSLPLGARGFAAADLQSRQEVGWNVSWTIEAGVVKWNESHTRSMRLFVNYHYGHDPLGEFFRERLNYASIGLAFNF encoded by the coding sequence GTGGGACGCGTGGGCGGCTTTACGGCGATTCCCCGCGCCATCGCGACCGCCGTCAATCCGATACATGAGCTGAATGCCGTTATCGCCTGCCCCATTCTCGGCGCCCCGACGACGAATTCGGTCTTGCGGATCGTGAATTCCGGCGCCCAAACACACTGGCTCGCACTGTTCGTTGTCTGTTGTTGTTTCTTGGGAACCGTCCATGCCGAAGAGACGGTATCGAACCGATTGGAGTTTTTACCGCAGCGACTCGATTATCAGACTTATATCGCCGACCCAAGGCAGCCTCGCTTTTCTGCGATTCTGCTCAGCGGCACCGGAGGAGCCGTCCAGAATGAGATTGCATTTGGAGGCGCCTTCCCCTTGTTGAACATGAATCACGAAGCAGCATCGACAGAGAGATTCCAACTGGCGGGAATGGCCGGGGTATGGTCTCGGTTCGATCTTCATCACACGTTGGATATGGTTGGGACGGATTACCGCGCCGGTATCTCAATCAGCGGAACCGGTAGGCTGTCGGCATGGCGTCTTCAGTATTCCCATGAGAGCGATCATCTCGGAGATGAGCTGATCCTGCGGGAAAATCTGAGCACGCGTATTGCGTACCGCCGCGAGGAGATCGCTTTCGGGACAGCGTACCTGCCTTCCGCGGCGCTTCGTTTCTATACCGAGGCAGGGTATGCTTTTATCCTGGGTGATGGGAACCGGCCGTGGCGCCTTCAGGCGGGGGCGGAGTGGGAGGGCGGGCCGAGCCTTCCGCTGGGAGCCCGCGGGTTTGCCGCGGCCGATCTTCAAAGCCGACAAGAGGTCGGCTGGAACGTCAGTTGGACAATCGAGGCAGGGGTCGTCAAATGGAACGAATCGCATACCCGCTCGATGAGGCTTTTCGTCAACTATCATTATGGTCATGATCCCTTGGGTGAATTCTTCCGTGAGCGGTTAAATTATGCTTCAATCGGGTTGGCGTTTAACTTTTGA
- a CDS encoding outer membrane lipoprotein-sorting protein yields the protein MTQNILSSAFLLVSLLVLPPLSLADDESPAKPVPSAEAILKASNKRIYELKDQTSQVTFRLVNTDGTEKKTVMRLYWKNYFGKDNINSKTLLVTESPAHDKGEKYLLWERPEEKQADIWLYLPELRQVRRLQSGGHHHHDKEDDSELVFEDMHQRPLERDEHKLLADEEVRGEPCYVIETHFKDHPLYSKKTSYISKKEGTVRRIDYFSDEGKLLKTQWIEWQQVGESLVWKGSEVVNAQTSRKTFVELSNVKVNVGLSEDQFSERALRQ from the coding sequence ATGACCCAGAATATCCTCAGCAGTGCCTTCTTATTAGTTTCCCTGCTGGTTCTTCCACCCCTCTCCCTCGCCGACGATGAGAGCCCGGCCAAGCCGGTCCCTTCGGCCGAAGCGATTCTCAAGGCATCGAACAAACGGATCTATGAGCTGAAAGACCAGACCTCTCAGGTCACCTTCCGGTTGGTTAACACCGATGGAACCGAGAAGAAAACCGTGATGCGGCTCTATTGGAAGAACTATTTCGGCAAGGACAACATCAACAGCAAAACCCTCCTGGTGACCGAGTCGCCGGCCCATGATAAAGGAGAGAAATATCTCCTCTGGGAACGGCCTGAAGAGAAACAGGCCGACATTTGGCTCTATCTCCCGGAGCTGCGCCAGGTCCGCCGGCTTCAGTCGGGAGGCCACCACCACCATGACAAAGAGGACGATTCGGAGCTCGTTTTTGAAGACATGCATCAGCGGCCCCTTGAGCGGGATGAGCACAAGCTGCTCGCCGATGAGGAGGTCCGGGGAGAGCCCTGCTATGTCATTGAGACCCACTTCAAAGATCATCCGCTCTATAGCAAGAAGACCTCCTACATTTCCAAAAAGGAGGGGACGGTTCGGAGGATCGATTATTTCTCCGATGAGGGAAAACTGCTGAAGACGCAATGGATCGAATGGCAGCAGGTCGGCGAGAGTTTGGTCTGGAAGGGGTCCGAAGTCGTCAATGCGCAGACCTCCCGCAAAACCTTCGTTGAGCTGAGCAATGTCAAGGTGAACGTCGGTTTGTCGGAAGATCAATTCTCCGAGCGGGCGCTCCGTCAATAA
- a CDS encoding efflux RND transporter periplasmic adaptor subunit yields MIAAVIAARLRAAPDAGRSAQGPGSGGPAARAVPVIAAPVVERDMPIYLEGLGNVAAYKSVTVKSQVDGRLNEVSFREGQEVRRGELLAQIDPRPFLIQLRQAEGALARDSALLQSGKLNLERFATLREQKLIAQQQVDDQRAAVGQLEGAVRVDEAVIESAKLNLEYARIISPIDGVTGVRQVDPGNLIRATDQNGIVLITQLDPISVLFTLPAENLTRVAEQMRGGALRVDAYSQDGETLLATGKLELIDNQINVNTATMRLKAVFPNPKRLLWPNQFVKTRLLLTTNKNAMVVPSPAVQRGPKGLFVYVIKSDQTVEARPVEVALTQGDLTVIRSGLKVGEQVVTDGQNQLRPDSKVQPRSGDRPGPPSGAASAPGVPSASGGATPPSGTTPPAGAGSMPGGSPAPGPAGSRS; encoded by the coding sequence ATGATCGCCGCCGTGATCGCCGCGCGCCTGCGTGCCGCCCCCGACGCCGGCCGATCGGCCCAAGGTCCTGGGAGCGGCGGCCCCGCCGCGCGTGCCGTTCCGGTCATCGCCGCCCCGGTGGTGGAGCGGGATATGCCGATCTACCTTGAAGGGCTCGGCAACGTCGCTGCATATAAAAGCGTCACGGTCAAGTCGCAGGTCGACGGACGGCTCAATGAGGTCTCCTTTCGAGAAGGGCAAGAGGTGCGCCGCGGAGAGTTGCTCGCCCAGATCGATCCCCGTCCTTTTCTGATTCAGCTCCGCCAGGCGGAAGGGGCGCTCGCCCGCGACAGTGCGCTGCTGCAGAGCGGAAAGCTGAATCTCGAGCGGTTCGCCACCCTTCGCGAGCAGAAGTTGATTGCCCAACAGCAGGTGGATGACCAGCGGGCGGCGGTCGGGCAATTGGAAGGGGCGGTCCGGGTCGATGAGGCAGTGATCGAGAGCGCTAAGCTGAATCTCGAATATGCGCGGATTATCTCACCGATCGACGGGGTTACCGGGGTCCGTCAGGTCGATCCGGGCAACCTCATCCGTGCCACCGATCAGAACGGCATCGTCCTGATCACCCAGCTCGATCCGATCTCGGTCCTCTTTACCCTCCCGGCCGAGAACCTGACCCGGGTGGCCGAGCAGATGCGGGGAGGGGCGCTCCGGGTCGACGCCTACAGCCAAGACGGCGAGACCCTCTTGGCGACCGGAAAACTGGAGCTGATTGACAATCAGATCAACGTCAACACCGCGACGATGCGGCTCAAGGCGGTCTTCCCCAATCCGAAGCGGCTTCTCTGGCCAAACCAATTTGTGAAGACCCGGCTGCTTCTGACCACAAACAAAAATGCGATGGTGGTCCCCTCCCCCGCCGTTCAGCGCGGTCCCAAGGGGCTCTTCGTCTACGTGATCAAATCCGATCAGACGGTCGAGGCGCGCCCGGTCGAGGTCGCGTTGACGCAAGGCGATCTCACCGTCATCCGGAGCGGATTGAAAGTGGGTGAGCAGGTTGTCACCGACGGACAAAATCAGCTCCGCCCCGACAGCAAGGTGCAACCCCGCAGCGGAGATCGGCCCGGCCCGCCCTCCGGCGCGGCCTCCGCTCCCGGCGTTCCATCCGCCTCGGGCGGCGCAACCCCTCCCTCCGGTACAACGCCCCCGGCGGGGGCCGGCTCGATGCCGGGGGGCTCGCCGGCGCCGGGTCCTGCGGGGAGCCGGTCGTGA
- a CDS encoding YihY/virulence factor BrkB family protein, protein MKILISVERAAELTFAAAREWTMDRCDGLSAALSFNLLLTVTPFLAFVLLIAGSLFGEAWTRAHFLPVMVGWVGPHIAALVRLLLVEREHVEPRALLSLGIVGGIALVVGASGYFTQLHDSLQTIWDVRRAVPGFRAQLKRRFLGILFAFISALIALAGFLAGALVLGPGSALTDATRRAAGTLIAFLTFWSLMILWFKILLPVRLTWRQIIPWAALIALFHLLGKLIVAWGRNRPDTPSNIEFAASLILVMFWFYYANGIFLYGAELMRISLQRSGKLSRKESRGKPPRMQIGG, encoded by the coding sequence TTGAAGATACTGATCAGCGTCGAAAGGGCCGCCGAGTTGACGTTCGCTGCGGCGCGTGAATGGACGATGGATCGGTGTGATGGATTGTCCGCCGCCTTGTCGTTCAATCTGCTTCTTACGGTCACCCCTTTTTTGGCGTTTGTCCTGCTGATCGCAGGAAGCTTATTTGGAGAAGCCTGGACCCGAGCCCATTTCCTTCCTGTCATGGTCGGTTGGGTGGGACCGCATATTGCCGCGCTCGTGCGGCTCCTCCTGGTAGAGCGAGAGCACGTGGAACCGAGAGCGCTCCTCTCGCTGGGGATCGTCGGTGGGATTGCGCTGGTGGTCGGCGCATCGGGATATTTTACCCAGTTGCACGATTCGCTTCAGACCATTTGGGATGTGCGCCGCGCGGTGCCCGGCTTCCGGGCGCAGCTAAAAAGGCGGTTTTTGGGCATCCTCTTTGCGTTCATTTCCGCGCTCATCGCACTGGCGGGTTTCCTGGCAGGCGCCCTGGTTCTGGGACCGGGTTCCGCTTTGACCGATGCGACACGACGGGCGGCCGGGACCCTCATTGCCTTTCTGACCTTCTGGTCCTTGATGATCCTCTGGTTCAAAATCTTGCTTCCGGTTCGCCTGACCTGGCGACAGATCATCCCTTGGGCGGCGTTGATCGCTCTCTTTCATTTGCTTGGGAAGTTAATTGTCGCTTGGGGAAGGAATAGACCCGATACCCCTTCGAACATCGAGTTCGCCGCATCACTGATCCTTGTGATGTTCTGGTTCTACTATGCGAATGGAATTTTTTTATACGGGGCCGAGTTGATGCGGATTTCTCTTCAACGGTCCGGTAAGCTCTCACGCAAGGAGTCCCGGGGCAAACCGCCCCGAATGCAAATCGGGGGGTAA
- a CDS encoding DUF3302 domain-containing protein — protein sequence MSSIRAFAAESEGHAFEDTLADILTWVVLIVAPIVAIAVFLMVHILPEKFAEKRRHPQLAAIKTLCILSLFFGGLLWPLAWLWAATKPVMYKRAYGTDVAEPEAPSEPQEPERKAA from the coding sequence ATGTCGTCGATTCGGGCCTTTGCAGCGGAATCCGAAGGGCACGCTTTTGAAGACACCCTCGCCGACATTCTCACCTGGGTGGTACTGATCGTGGCGCCGATTGTGGCAATTGCGGTTTTTCTGATGGTGCACATCCTTCCGGAGAAATTCGCCGAAAAACGCAGGCACCCTCAGCTTGCCGCGATTAAGACCCTCTGCATTCTGTCGCTCTTTTTCGGAGGGTTGCTCTGGCCACTCGCCTGGCTCTGGGCCGCCACCAAACCGGTGATGTACAAAAGGGCTTATGGCACCGATGTGGCCGAACCGGAAGCGCCGTCGGAGCCGCAGGAACCGGAACGGAAGGCTGCATGA
- a CDS encoding HlyD family secretion protein: protein MEILLLLIYSFFVWLIFFKFKWLPWNFVSQAIVITFPFVILALLIFVLNIVAPSSHDVRVINYVVQILPQVRGRVIDVPVEPNSAVKKGDVLFRVDPTPFELDVKRIQAQLALAETRLKQSAALVKTGAASQIDVDRDRSDARQLRAQLDSARWNLSETTVLAPGSGKVINLQLRVGSFVVPFPITPAMSFVEDEQWVIALFEQNELRKVKSGDQAEIILETYPGQIIKCRVDSIVWATGQGQLPIGGTLPQVGEAPSQRFAVKLMLDGKDKDLFLAPGARGAAAIYTEQLAPIHLLRKILLRVSAKLNWFILKLH from the coding sequence ATGGAAATCTTGCTTCTGCTGATCTATTCCTTTTTCGTCTGGCTCATTTTCTTTAAGTTCAAATGGCTGCCGTGGAACTTTGTTTCCCAGGCGATCGTCATCACCTTCCCTTTTGTCATACTGGCACTGCTCATTTTCGTCCTGAACATTGTGGCGCCGTCGTCCCACGATGTGCGGGTGATCAACTACGTCGTGCAGATCCTGCCCCAGGTGCGGGGGCGCGTGATCGACGTACCGGTCGAACCCAACAGTGCGGTCAAAAAGGGAGACGTTCTGTTCCGGGTCGACCCCACCCCTTTCGAGCTCGATGTCAAACGGATCCAAGCCCAACTTGCGCTCGCCGAGACGCGCCTGAAACAATCGGCTGCGTTGGTGAAGACCGGCGCCGCCAGCCAGATTGATGTCGATCGCGACCGGAGCGATGCTCGGCAACTGCGCGCGCAGCTCGATTCGGCCCGCTGGAATCTCTCTGAAACAACCGTCCTCGCCCCCGGGAGCGGCAAAGTGATCAACTTGCAGCTTCGGGTCGGTTCGTTCGTGGTGCCGTTCCCGATCACGCCGGCGATGAGTTTTGTCGAAGATGAACAGTGGGTCATCGCCCTTTTTGAACAGAACGAGCTGCGCAAGGTCAAGTCGGGCGATCAGGCCGAGATCATCCTGGAAACCTATCCCGGGCAGATTATCAAATGCCGGGTCGATTCCATCGTTTGGGCAACGGGGCAGGGCCAATTGCCGATCGGCGGCACTTTGCCGCAGGTGGGAGAAGCGCCGTCGCAGCGGTTCGCCGTGAAGCTGATGCTCGACGGCAAAGACAAGGATCTATTCCTCGCGCCGGGCGCGCGCGGCGCCGCCGCGATTTATACCGAGCAGTTGGCGCCGATTCATCTGCTTCGTAAGATCCTGCTCCGGGTGAGCGCCAAGCTCAATTGGTTCATCCTGAAGCTTCATTAG
- a CDS encoding response regulator transcription factor, giving the protein MKANILIIDDDAKLNQLLIGFLTEFDFKVVAATHPEEGLKKLKQETPDLVILDVMLPGMNGFEVCKKIREFQTVPIIMLTARGEVTDKIVGLELGADDYLPKPFEPRELVARIQSVLRRARGLDQMQIKRFGRLEIDFPKRTARLDGAVLDLTTNEFAALALLVRNPRKVLNRDQILEELGGVEWNAFNRTVDITMSRLRHKLNDDPKTPSFIKTVWGIGYIFIEAEDPEQVDR; this is encoded by the coding sequence ATGAAAGCAAATATACTGATCATTGATGATGACGCCAAGCTGAATCAGCTCCTGATCGGTTTTTTGACCGAATTTGATTTCAAGGTCGTCGCCGCGACCCACCCCGAGGAGGGGCTAAAAAAGTTGAAACAGGAAACCCCCGACCTGGTCATTTTGGATGTGATGCTTCCCGGAATGAACGGGTTTGAGGTCTGCAAAAAAATTCGTGAGTTCCAGACGGTTCCGATCATCATGCTGACCGCAAGGGGAGAGGTCACCGATAAAATCGTCGGCTTGGAGCTCGGCGCGGACGACTACCTTCCCAAACCGTTCGAGCCGAGGGAGTTGGTCGCCCGCATTCAGTCGGTGCTTCGAAGGGCGCGGGGACTCGACCAGATGCAGATCAAACGGTTCGGCCGGTTGGAGATCGACTTTCCCAAACGGACGGCTCGGTTGGACGGCGCCGTCCTCGATTTAACGACGAACGAGTTTGCCGCCTTGGCGCTGCTGGTCAGAAACCCGAGAAAAGTGCTGAACCGAGACCAAATCCTGGAGGAGCTCGGCGGGGTGGAGTGGAATGCTTTCAATCGCACCGTCGATATCACCATGAGCCGACTGCGGCACAAATTAAATGATGATCCGAAAACCCCCTCGTTTATAAAAACAGTCTGGGGGATCGGATATATTTTCATCGAAGCGGAAGATCCGGAACAGGTCGATCGATGA
- a CDS encoding efflux transporter outer membrane subunit yields the protein MKRFRRAKRTALIATAVMIALLSSCSLKRPPGQEALRREALPHATIPEHWKVSGSAEGAVPADWVVTFGDDLLSHLVEEALTYNADLQAGAARVQQAAGYMKAAGGALYPAVSVIGKGSRGMGEGTGINFITALASWEIDVWGRVRAGRAAAEEQFVSAEADYASARLSLAALVARSWFLAVQGVLQERTARQMLESSEQLLELTKSKRKVGAAGDQDVALARADAGSLRDSLLKLEQANAQSRGALEVLVGRYPSGEIKVAEALARITTPVPAGLPSDLLERRPDIFAAERRVSSAFFQVEQAKAAMLPQFSLTASLGLISSEVFSKRSSFSNPTGGVGGSLLAPIFRGGELRAQVQIKNAEQQEAVMQYAAAVLNAFQEVENALNAEQTLRQRQEVLAQVVNDYERVVEISESQYKVGKTDLLSVLQQRLRLYSAQSTSLSVQGERLVQRVNLYLALGGGWTKKEPKAVPLGETGAPSEEASSSLKHQASVTAPGRP from the coding sequence ATGAAGAGATTCCGCCGTGCGAAACGGACGGCGCTCATCGCAACAGCGGTCATGATTGCGCTGCTTTCCAGTTGCAGCCTGAAACGGCCGCCGGGACAAGAGGCGCTCAGAAGGGAAGCGCTCCCCCACGCAACCATTCCGGAGCACTGGAAGGTGAGCGGGAGCGCCGAGGGGGCGGTTCCGGCCGATTGGGTCGTCACATTCGGTGATGATCTCCTGAGTCATCTGGTCGAGGAGGCGTTGACCTACAATGCCGATCTGCAGGCCGGGGCGGCGCGCGTGCAACAGGCGGCGGGCTACATGAAGGCGGCGGGGGGAGCCCTTTATCCGGCGGTCTCGGTGATCGGCAAGGGGAGTCGAGGAATGGGCGAGGGAACCGGGATCAATTTCATCACCGCCTTGGCTTCGTGGGAGATCGACGTCTGGGGACGGGTGCGCGCCGGTAGGGCCGCAGCGGAGGAACAGTTCGTCTCTGCGGAGGCCGATTATGCCTCCGCGCGCCTTTCACTCGCCGCTTTGGTCGCGCGGAGTTGGTTTCTGGCCGTGCAAGGTGTTTTGCAGGAGCGGACCGCCCGCCAGATGTTGGAATCGAGCGAACAGTTGTTGGAGCTGACGAAGAGCAAACGGAAGGTGGGCGCGGCGGGTGATCAGGATGTGGCGCTCGCCCGGGCCGACGCGGGAAGCCTTCGCGATAGTCTGCTGAAGCTTGAGCAGGCGAATGCGCAATCCCGGGGAGCGTTAGAAGTATTGGTCGGTCGATATCCTTCCGGGGAAATCAAGGTGGCCGAAGCGCTGGCCCGCATCACGACGCCGGTTCCGGCGGGGCTTCCTTCGGATCTGCTCGAACGTCGACCCGATATCTTCGCGGCGGAGCGCCGGGTTTCGTCGGCTTTCTTTCAAGTCGAGCAGGCGAAGGCGGCGATGCTTCCCCAATTCAGCCTGACCGCCTCACTCGGCCTGATCAGCAGCGAGGTATTCAGTAAACGGTCCAGCTTCAGCAACCCGACCGGGGGAGTCGGAGGAAGCCTCCTCGCCCCCATCTTCCGGGGAGGGGAGCTTCGCGCGCAGGTCCAGATCAAAAACGCGGAGCAGCAGGAAGCGGTGATGCAATATGCGGCCGCGGTCCTCAACGCGTTTCAAGAGGTGGAGAACGCGCTGAATGCCGAGCAGACGCTGCGCCAGCGACAGGAGGTGCTTGCACAAGTCGTGAACGACTACGAACGGGTCGTTGAGATCTCAGAGAGCCAGTATAAAGTGGGCAAAACCGATCTCCTCTCTGTGCTTCAACAGCGGCTGCGGCTCTACTCTGCACAAAGCACCAGTCTCAGCGTGCAGGGGGAGCGCTTGGTGCAGCGCGTGAACCTCTATCTGGCCCTCGGCGGAGGGTGGACGAAGAAGGAACCCAAAGCGGTGCCCCTGGGCGAAACCGGTGCCCCTTCGGAGGAGGCTTCTTCATCGCTGAAACACCAGGCCTCCGTCACGGCACCGGGCCGTCCGTGA
- a CDS encoding sugar porter family MFS transporter, with the protein MEKENLNEKENRSRLTTYVLVAAAIAAIGGILFGFDTGVISGAILFIVKQWNLTHKQAELATSSVLIGAILGALAGGAMGDRLGRRLSIIYATLLFLAGTVIVSIAGGMTSFLIGRVLIGAAIGVASFMVPLYISELAPAQIRGSMVSLNQFAVTVGILVSYGVNYYYAPAQNWRAMFAVGALPGLILLFGMYALPDSPRWLVSAGRRETAEKVLPKIRGTPQVTEELAEIDEAIRSESGGKVSDLLAPPVRLALIIGVGLAILQQVTGVNTVIYYAPAIFKGAGLQSDSAAIAATSGIGVVNVLFTAVSLWLIDRVGRRPLLLWGVAGMTAALILLGLGFALRGDQAEAGGGGLGLITAISLMIYIAFFAIGLGPIFWLLIAEIYPLKLRAQGMAIATVANWGANFLVAYTFLTLAAVLGKAGVFWFYALMGVITWFFVKRLVPETKGKTLEEIEAYFIARGGRGETSEQRRFRGAA; encoded by the coding sequence ATGGAAAAGGAAAATTTAAACGAAAAAGAAAACAGATCGAGACTGACGACCTATGTTCTTGTCGCTGCCGCCATCGCCGCGATCGGCGGGATTCTCTTCGGTTTCGATACGGGGGTCATCTCAGGCGCCATCCTCTTTATCGTGAAGCAGTGGAACCTTACGCACAAGCAGGCGGAGCTCGCGACCAGCTCGGTCCTGATCGGCGCGATCTTAGGGGCGCTCGCGGGAGGGGCCATGGGGGATCGCCTGGGCCGCCGTCTCTCCATCATCTATGCCACCCTTCTCTTTCTGGCGGGGACGGTGATCGTTTCAATCGCCGGCGGGATGACCTCTTTTCTGATCGGCCGGGTGCTGATCGGCGCGGCGATCGGGGTTGCCTCGTTTATGGTGCCCCTTTACATTTCCGAATTGGCCCCGGCGCAGATTCGGGGAAGCATGGTCTCGCTGAATCAGTTTGCGGTGACGGTCGGCATCCTCGTCTCATACGGCGTCAATTATTACTATGCTCCCGCCCAAAACTGGCGCGCGATGTTCGCGGTCGGCGCGCTTCCCGGTCTCATCCTCCTCTTTGGGATGTATGCCTTGCCCGACAGCCCCCGATGGCTCGTCTCCGCCGGGCGCCGGGAGACGGCGGAAAAAGTATTGCCGAAAATCCGGGGGACGCCGCAGGTGACCGAGGAACTCGCCGAGATCGATGAGGCGATCCGTTCGGAGAGCGGCGGGAAGGTCTCGGATCTGCTCGCCCCGCCGGTCCGGTTGGCGCTGATCATCGGCGTGGGGCTGGCGATCCTCCAGCAGGTGACCGGGGTCAACACCGTCATCTACTATGCTCCGGCGATCTTCAAAGGGGCCGGCTTACAGTCGGATAGCGCCGCGATCGCCGCGACAAGCGGCATCGGCGTCGTGAACGTCCTCTTCACGGCGGTTTCCCTCTGGCTGATCGACCGGGTCGGCCGCCGACCGCTTCTGTTGTGGGGCGTTGCAGGGATGACCGCGGCGCTGATCCTGCTCGGATTGGGATTCGCGCTCCGGGGCGACCAGGCCGAGGCGGGAGGAGGAGGGTTGGGTCTGATCACCGCGATCTCCCTGATGATCTACATCGCTTTTTTCGCCATTGGATTGGGGCCGATTTTCTGGCTTCTGATCGCCGAGATTTACCCGCTCAAGTTACGCGCGCAGGGAATGGCCATTGCCACGGTTGCGAATTGGGGGGCGAACTTCTTGGTGGCCTACACATTTCTAACCTTGGCGGCTGTCTTAGGTAAAGCGGGTGTCTTCTGGTTTTACGCTCTCATGGGGGTGATCACCTGGTTCTTCGTCAAGCGGTTGGTGCCGGAGACCAAGGGGAAGACGCTGGAGGAAATCGAAGCGTATTTTATTGCCCGCGGGGGGAGAGGGGAGACGTCGGAGCAACGCCGGTTTCGGGGGGCGGCCTGA
- a CDS encoding HAMP domain-containing histidine kinase, giving the protein MKRILNSVFTKLLLILLVAGVCINLSVTGFMQQMVKKNEPARQKNIIHHLMYIVQEIGNPPDFDRAKRVSQQLTFNIRYESPAQSWSTSESLSPPPPLKLQTSNEYPNFQMGEDRGHRFFILNQGEGRFIFELGRGFEWDVLDVGAVVRLVTLLSLILAGAYLLIRSVLSPVRALKEGVREVSKGNLDYRLSLKRSDELGELAKAFNAMTDRIRTMLRAKEQLMLDVSHELRSPLTRMKVALESLPDGHTQRSIKEDVAEMEEMVSEVLKTARSHYMHAQLNLQQIDIVELLSGVLGTFKGQHPGVEAIKLPDRIELTVDPDRVKSVLKNILDNAIKYSFDSNVPVKVFMEDRGPYLIIRVQDRGMGIPEDELPFIFEPFYRVDKSRSKDTGGYGLGLSLCKTIMEGHHGKIEVESVPDAGTIVSLFFPHSKNGGPGNGGS; this is encoded by the coding sequence ATGAAGAGAATTTTAAACTCGGTTTTTACAAAGCTGCTCTTGATTCTCCTCGTCGCAGGGGTCTGCATCAATCTCTCGGTCACCGGCTTTATGCAGCAGATGGTGAAAAAAAACGAGCCGGCCAGGCAAAAGAATATCATTCACCATCTGATGTATATTGTCCAGGAAATCGGCAACCCGCCCGACTTCGATCGGGCCAAGAGGGTCTCGCAGCAACTGACCTTTAATATCCGATATGAGAGCCCGGCCCAGAGCTGGTCGACGTCCGAATCGCTCTCTCCGCCGCCCCCGCTGAAATTGCAAACCTCAAACGAATACCCGAACTTCCAAATGGGGGAGGATCGGGGGCATCGGTTTTTTATATTAAATCAAGGAGAGGGCCGTTTTATTTTTGAGCTGGGGCGCGGCTTCGAATGGGATGTCCTCGATGTCGGCGCGGTGGTCCGTTTGGTGACCCTGTTGTCGCTGATCTTGGCGGGGGCCTATCTGTTGATTCGCTCGGTGCTCAGCCCCGTGCGGGCGTTGAAGGAGGGGGTCCGGGAGGTGAGCAAAGGGAACCTCGATTATCGTCTCTCGCTCAAACGGTCGGATGAGCTGGGTGAATTGGCAAAAGCATTCAACGCCATGACCGACCGGATCCGGACCATGCTTCGAGCCAAAGAGCAGTTGATGCTCGACGTCAGCCATGAGCTTCGCTCTCCCCTCACCCGGATGAAGGTGGCGCTCGAATCTCTTCCCGACGGCCATACCCAAAGAAGTATTAAAGAAGATGTTGCCGAGATGGAAGAGATGGTCTCGGAAGTACTCAAAACCGCTCGGTCGCATTATATGCACGCCCAGCTCAACCTGCAGCAGATCGACATCGTCGAGTTGTTATCCGGCGTTCTCGGAACATTTAAAGGACAGCATCCAGGGGTAGAAGCGATCAAGCTGCCCGATCGGATTGAGTTGACCGTCGACCCCGACCGGGTAAAGAGTGTTTTAAAGAATATCTTGGATAATGCAATCAAATATTCTTTCGACAGCAACGTGCCGGTAAAAGTGTTCATGGAGGATCGGGGGCCGTATCTGATCATCCGTGTCCAGGATCGGGGGATGGGGATTCCGGAGGATGAACTTCCCTTTATTTTCGAGCCGTTTTATCGGGTCGATAAATCGCGATCCAAAGATACGGGTGGATACGGGCTCGGGTTGAGCCTTTGTAAGACGATTATGGAGGGGCACCATGGAAAAATCGAAGTCGAGAGTGTGCCGGATGCAGGAACCATCGTCTCTCTTTTTTTCCCCCATTCAAAAAACGGAGGACCGGGGAACGGTGGATCATGA